Genomic segment of Streptomyces sp. NA02950:
AGCCCACCACCGACCGGGGCGTGGCCGGACGCCCCTGGTACATCAACCTCTGGGACGCCGTGGACACGGCGGACGCGCCGAAGGCGGCCCACGCGGACCGCTGATGTCGGCACCGTCCGCGCTCCGGTCGCACCTGGTCCGAACCGATCGATAGAGAACACTCCCACTCATGGATACGCCCCCTCCGCAGACGGAGCCCACCGCGCCCACCGACGCGGACATCGCCGCCGTCAAGAGCCAGCTGGGCCGGGTGCCGCGCGGGCTGCGCGCGATCGCCCACCGCTGCCCCTGCGGCAACCCCGATGTCGTCGAGACCGCGCCGCGGCTCGAGGACGGTACGCCGTTCCCGACCCTCTATTACCTGACCTGCCCGCGCGCCGCCTCCGCGACCGGCACGCTGGAGGCCGAGGGCGTGATGAAGGAGATGACGGCCCGGCTGGCCGCCGATCCGGAGCTGGCCGCCGCCTACCGTGCCGCCCACGAGGACTACATCGCCCGGCGGGACGCCGTCGAGGTGCTGGAGGGCTTCCCCAGCGCGGGCGGGATGCCGGACCGGGTGAAGTGTCTGCACGTCCTGGTCGGCCATGCGCTCGCGGTCGGTCCCGGGGTCAATCCGCTCGGCGACGAGGCCATCGGGATGCTGCCCGAGTGGTGGCGCAAGGGCCCGTGCGTCGCGCCCTGCGGATCGGAGCAGCCGGGCGAGTCCGGCGCGTCCGGTGAGCGGGAGGACGGCGTATGACCCGCGTCGCGGCCGTGGACTGCGGCACCAACTCCATCCGGCTGCTGGTGGCCGACGCCGACCCGGCCACCGGTGAGCTGACCGAGCTGGACCGCCGGATGACGATCGTCCGGCTGGGCCAGGGCGTGGACCGCACCGGCCGGCTGGCCCCCGAGGCGCTGGAGCGCACCTTCGCGGCCTGCCGGGAGTACGCCGAGGTGATCCGCGAACTGCGCGCCGAGCGGGTGCGCTTCGTCGCCACCTCCGCCTCCCGCGACGCCGAGAACCGCCAGGAGTTCGTGGACGGCGTCGTGGCCGTCCTGGGTGTCGAGCCCGAGGTGATCACCGGCGACCAGGAGGCGGAGTTCTCCTTCACCGGCGCCACCAAGGAGCTGTCCGGACACGAGCGGCTGAGCGGTCCGTATCTGGTGGTGGACATCGGCGGCGGCTCCACGGAGTTCGTCTCCGGGGACACCGCGGTCCGCGCGGCCCGCAGCGTCGACATCGGCTGTGTCCGGATGACCGAGCGCCATCTGGTCTCCGGCGGCACCATCGGCGACCCGCCGACACCGGATCAGATCAGCGCCATACGGGCCGACCTCGCCCGGGCGCTGGACGAGGCCGAGCGGACCGTGCCGCTCAGCGGTGTCTGCCGGCCGGGCGCGGACGGCCATACGCTGGTGGGTCTCGCCGGATCGGTCACCACCGTCGCCGGGATCGCGCTGGACCTGCCGGCGTACGACTCCACCGCGATCCACCACGCGCGGATCCCGGTCGACCGGGTCCGGGAGATCACCACGAAGCTGCTGGCCTCCACCCACGCCGAGCGGGCGGCGATTCCGGTGATGCATCCGGGGCGGGTCGACGTGATCGCCGCGGGGGCGCTCGTGCTGCTTTCGATCACGGAACGGACCGGCGCCCAGGAGGTTGTGGTGAGTGAACACGACATCCTCGACGGCATTGCCTGGAGCATCGCTTGAGCGGCGGGAACAACGTATGAGCGGGCGCGGAGGCCCGTCCGGGAGGCCTCCGCGAGCCGTCCGGAAGAAAGTTCGTGAAATCCTTCACATGAAAAAGGGCCCTGGTCGCCGCCTACGGCGGCGGTCCGGG
This window contains:
- a CDS encoding DUF501 domain-containing protein, giving the protein MDTPPPQTEPTAPTDADIAAVKSQLGRVPRGLRAIAHRCPCGNPDVVETAPRLEDGTPFPTLYYLTCPRAASATGTLEAEGVMKEMTARLAADPELAAAYRAAHEDYIARRDAVEVLEGFPSAGGMPDRVKCLHVLVGHALAVGPGVNPLGDEAIGMLPEWWRKGPCVAPCGSEQPGESGASGEREDGV
- a CDS encoding Ppx/GppA phosphatase family protein, translating into MTRVAAVDCGTNSIRLLVADADPATGELTELDRRMTIVRLGQGVDRTGRLAPEALERTFAACREYAEVIRELRAERVRFVATSASRDAENRQEFVDGVVAVLGVEPEVITGDQEAEFSFTGATKELSGHERLSGPYLVVDIGGGSTEFVSGDTAVRAARSVDIGCVRMTERHLVSGGTIGDPPTPDQISAIRADLARALDEAERTVPLSGVCRPGADGHTLVGLAGSVTTVAGIALDLPAYDSTAIHHARIPVDRVREITTKLLASTHAERAAIPVMHPGRVDVIAAGALVLLSITERTGAQEVVVSEHDILDGIAWSIA